A genomic window from Lotus japonicus ecotype B-129 chromosome 1, LjGifu_v1.2 includes:
- the LOC130723584 gene encoding protein FAR1-RELATED SEQUENCE 5-like: protein MEDSQIPSWCSDEGFSCNDEGKSSGVGGILSSPTRSTSDSFGQDEAGEGVGLNSMDDAANILWDSLNETEFLKYHFIDRQVAYEFYNFYARVKGFSIRRSKILRNKKRVIIRQDFVCHKEGFRKEKNRKRQNRKRETKVETRCGYSARMRVRLLAKSGRWQVSRFVDVHNHAMLQGNQYSMLPAHRKLKVGDIVEMNSMRKAGISTTYIYNLIADQSGGFDKTNFLKVDMFNQMTKQKQKEHCDAKAVLVYLKELASGDPGMYWSHHVDEEGNLKQLFWADGISRLDFQVFGEVLAFDATYRKNKYGCPIVV, encoded by the exons ATGGAAGACTCACAAATTCCTAGTTGGTGTTCAGATGAAG GGTTTTCATGCAACGATGAAGGAAAAAGCAGTGGTGTTGGTGGAATTCTTTCATCACCGACACGTAGCACATCGGACTCATTTGGTCAGGATGAAGCGGGTGAAGGTGTTGGTCTGAATAGTATGGATGATGCTGCAAATATTTTGTGGGATTCTTTGAACGAGACCGAGTTTTTGAAGTATCATTTTATTGATCGGCAAGTAGCGTATGAGTTTTACAACTTCTATGCTAGAGTGAAGGGTTTCTCAATAAGAAGAAGCAAGATTTTGAGAAACAAGAAACGTGTAATTATCAGGCAAGACTTTGTGTGTCACAAGGAAGGTTTTCgtaaagaaaaaaacagaaagaGGCAAAATCGTAAACGTGAAACTAAAGTAGAGACAAGGTGTGGATACAGTGCAAGAATGAGGGTCCGGTTGTTGGCTAAAAGTGGTCGGTGGCAGGTGTCAAGATTTGTGGATGTTCACAATCATGCAATGTTACAGGGAAATCAATATTCAATGTTACCAGCACATCGTAAGTTAAAAGTAGGCGATATAGTGGAGATGAATAGTATGCGAAAAGCTGGAATTAGCACGACATACATCTACAATCTAATTGCTGACCAATCTGGTGGTTTTGATAAAACCAATTTTTTGAAGGTAGACATGTTTAATCAAATGACAAAGCAAAAACAGAAGGAACATTGTGATGCGAAGGCTGTTTTGGTGTATCTGAAGGAACTTGCTTCCGGTGATCCTGGGATGTATTGGTCACACCATGTTGATGAGGAGGGGAATTTAAAACAATTGTTTTGGGCTGACGGGATTAGCCGATTGGACTTCCAGGTGTTTGGGGAAGTTCTTGCATTTGATGCTACATACCGGAAGAATAAATATGGTTGTCCCATTGTTGTTTAA
- the LOC130730132 gene encoding protein FATTY ACID EXPORT 1, chloroplastic isoform X1: MRSGMAAAISHPHLCCLHRSPYLRSRSLTYTPLRSKLSVVMSLERQGADTAGSDAKNSLSYAADMTKLHVEEKQEPYSKKDNHDAEKAGLAEEGVAQQQKKTAKIHDFCLGIPFGGFVLAGGIIGFLFSRSPATLSNGVLYGGALLFLSTFSLKVWKQGKSSLPFILGQAALSGILIWKNFQSYSLAKKLFPTGFTAIISSAMLCFYLYVLISGGNPPPKKLKPSASVA, translated from the exons ATGAGATCAGGCATGGCGGCGGCGATCTCTCACCCTCACCTCTGCTGCCTTCATCGCAGCCCCTACCTCCGGAGTCGCTCCCTCACCTACACTCCCCTTCGCTCCAAG TTATCAGTTGTTATGAGTCTGGAGAGGCAGGGCGCAGATACTGCTGGTTCTGACGCCAAAAATAGCCTGAGTTATGCAGCTGATATGACAAAATTGCATGTAGAAGAAAAACAGGAGCCATATTCAAAAAAGGACAACCATGATGCTGAAAAAGCAGGGCTTGCAGAGGAAGGTGTTGCTCAACAACAGAAAAAAACTGctaaaattcatgatttttgtTTAGGCATTCCCTTCG GTGGGTTTGTTTTAGCTGGAGGGATTATTGGATTCCTTTTTTCACGGAGTCCTGCAACACTGAGCAATGGTGTGCTCTATGGGGGTGCTTTACTATTCCTCAGCACGTTTAGCTTGAAGGTCTGGAAGCAAGGAAAATCAAGTTTACCATTTATTCTAGGACAAGCAG CATTATCTGGGATCCTTATTTGGAAAAACTTTCAGAGCTACTCATTG GCAAAGAAATTATTTCCAACTGGCTTCACTGCTATTATAAG TTCTGCAATGCTCTGCTTTTATTTATATGTTCTTATCTCTGGAGGAAACCCCCCACCTAAGAAATTGAAGCCTTCTGCCAGCGTTGCATGA
- the LOC130723595 gene encoding protein FAR1-RELATED SEQUENCE 9-like, whose protein sequence is MKVAAIKETSSCVIYSLYKYCKPGKLWHVAHDEKLSTFRCSCQRMETFGLPCDHIIGLLVYLDIDVIPDSLLLPRWSKAAKECMKGNGESALKFWESTVLARLGSLVMRSREMFNLGCESMEDYLDTVDVMAKHVEKLKAKKIAANGACDDNGDTPNDAFNNVKNPNVIRNKGGGGTPGGSGNKAKRKCTVCKMEGHNKTTCNQNKRQKQSTMARPI, encoded by the coding sequence ATGAAGGTAGCAGCGATAAAGGAGACATCATCATGTGTCATATACTCGTTGTATAAGTATTGTAAACCGGGTAAGCTGTGGCATGTGGCTCATGACGAAAAACTGTCTACGTTTAGATGTTCTTGTCAGCGGATGGAGACTTTTGGGCTTCCCTGTGATCACATAATTGGTCTGCTGGTGTATCTTGACATTGACGTCATACCAGATTCTCTATTATTGCCAAGGTGGAGTAAGGCAGCAAAGGAATGTATGAAAGGGAACGGTGAATCGGCCTTAAAATTCTGGGAGTCAACAGTTTTGGCTAGGTTGGGTTCCTTGGTCATGAGAAGCAGGGAAATGTTTAACTTGGGCTGTGAATCTATGGAGGACTATTTGGATACGGTGGACGTAATGGCGAAGCATGTAGAGAAACTGAAGGCAAAAAAGATTGCTGCCAACGGAGCATGCGATGATAACGGTGACACCCCAAATGATGCGTTTAACAATGTAAAAAATCCTAATGTTATTAGGAACAAAGGAGGTGGTGGAACCCCGGGTGGGAGTGGAAACAAGGCCAAAAGAAAGTGCACTGTTTGTAAGATGGAAGGGCACAACAAAACTACCTGCAACCAGAACAAACGCCAGAAACAATCTACAATGGCCAGGCCCATTTGA
- the LOC130730132 gene encoding protein FATTY ACID EXPORT 1, chloroplastic isoform X2 — translation MSLERQGADTAGSDAKNSLSYAADMTKLHVEEKQEPYSKKDNHDAEKAGLAEEGVAQQQKKTAKIHDFCLGIPFGGFVLAGGIIGFLFSRSPATLSNGVLYGGALLFLSTFSLKVWKQGKSSLPFILGQAALSGILIWKNFQSYSLAKKLFPTGFTAIISSAMLCFYLYVLISGGNPPPKKLKPSASVA, via the exons ATGAGTCTGGAGAGGCAGGGCGCAGATACTGCTGGTTCTGACGCCAAAAATAGCCTGAGTTATGCAGCTGATATGACAAAATTGCATGTAGAAGAAAAACAGGAGCCATATTCAAAAAAGGACAACCATGATGCTGAAAAAGCAGGGCTTGCAGAGGAAGGTGTTGCTCAACAACAGAAAAAAACTGctaaaattcatgatttttgtTTAGGCATTCCCTTCG GTGGGTTTGTTTTAGCTGGAGGGATTATTGGATTCCTTTTTTCACGGAGTCCTGCAACACTGAGCAATGGTGTGCTCTATGGGGGTGCTTTACTATTCCTCAGCACGTTTAGCTTGAAGGTCTGGAAGCAAGGAAAATCAAGTTTACCATTTATTCTAGGACAAGCAG CATTATCTGGGATCCTTATTTGGAAAAACTTTCAGAGCTACTCATTG GCAAAGAAATTATTTCCAACTGGCTTCACTGCTATTATAAG TTCTGCAATGCTCTGCTTTTATTTATATGTTCTTATCTCTGGAGGAAACCCCCCACCTAAGAAATTGAAGCCTTCTGCCAGCGTTGCATGA
- the LOC130730131 gene encoding DNA repair protein recA homolog 2, mitochondrial isoform X1 — translation MRFLRPFLSSSLLCHSHQNRIGEIVTRIRLNARLLSSAVSAEASDLECDELYDDVKAAERKKTLCLAVSQLASEFSRESMLSPQKFFGVRQARVVSTGSLKLDLALGIGGLPKGRIIEIYGREAAGKTTLALQIIKEAQKLGGYCAYLDVENALDLSLVESIGVNTENLLVPHPDCAENLLSMVDTLTKSGAVDVIVVDSVAALVPKCELDQLGVSTRKDLHSQMMTQALRKIHYSLSHSQTILIFVNQIRFSSKAFSGRGSMEEVTCGGNALRFYAAVRLRLSRLGLIKTEDKVEGTQICVQVVKNKLAPATMKKAELGIKFGRGFCHESEVFDLACDHGIIIKDEGSYLIEGETFSSREAAELFLAKNEGVCDKLIMDIRRFYF, via the exons ATGCGATTTTTAAGGCCTTTTCTCTCATCCTCTCTTCTCTGCCACTCGCATCAG AACAGAATTGGAGAAATTGTGACCAGGATTCGTCTGAACGCCCGCTTGCTTTCTTCTGCAG TTTCAGCTGAAGCTTCAGATTTAGAATGTGATGAGCTCTATGATGATGTCAAAGCTgcagagagaaagaaaacactTTGCTTGGCTGTCTCACAGCTAGCTAGTGAGTTTAGCAGGGAGTCAATGTTATCTCCGCAGAAGTTTTTTGGTGTACGCCAGGCTCGTGTGGTATCTACAGGCTCATTGAAGCTTGACCTAGCTCTTGGAATTGGAGGATTACCAAAG GGCAGGATTATAGAAATTTATGGACGAGAAGCAGCTGGTAAGACAACACTTGCACTTCAGATTATTAAGGAAGCTCAAAAGCTTGGAG GATATTGTGCATATCTTGATGTAGAAAATGCACTGGACCTTTCACTTGTGGAATCAATTGGTGTAAATACCGAAAACCTTCTTGTCCCACATCCTGATTGTGCTGAAAATTTGTTGAGCATGGTCGATACGTTAACAAAAAGTGGAGCTGTAGATGTGATTGTGGTTGATAGT GTCGCTGCCCTTGTCCCCAAATGCGAACTTGATCAATTAGGAGTTAGTACAAGAAAAGATTTACATTCGCAAATGATGACTCAAGCCCTACGGAAAATTCATTATTCATTATCCCACTCGCAAACTATTCTCATTTTTGTTAATCAG ATTAGATTTAGTTCAAAAGCATTTAGCGGACGTGGATCTATGGAAGAGGTCACCTGTGGTGGAAACGCTTTGAGATTCTATGCAGCTGTTCGTTTGAGACTTTCAAGATTGGGATTGATCAAAACTGAGGATAAG GTAGAGGGTACTCAGATCTGTGTGCAAGTGGTAAAGAATAAACTAGCACCGGCGACAATGAAAAAGGCTGAGCTGGGTATCAAGTTTGGAAGAGGCTTTTGCCATGAATCTGAGGTCTTTGATTTGGCTTGTGACCATGGAATCATTATAAAAGATGAGGGGAGCTACTTGATTGAAGGGGAAACTTTTAGTAGTAGAGAGGCTGCTGAACTATTTTTGGCTAAAAATGAAGGGGTTTGTGATAAGTTAATTATGGACATTAgaagattttatttttga
- the LOC130730131 gene encoding DNA repair protein recA homolog 2, mitochondrial isoform X2, translated as MRFLRPFLSSSLLCHSHQNRIGEIVTRIRLNARLLSSAAEASDLECDELYDDVKAAERKKTLCLAVSQLASEFSRESMLSPQKFFGVRQARVVSTGSLKLDLALGIGGLPKGRIIEIYGREAAGKTTLALQIIKEAQKLGGYCAYLDVENALDLSLVESIGVNTENLLVPHPDCAENLLSMVDTLTKSGAVDVIVVDSVAALVPKCELDQLGVSTRKDLHSQMMTQALRKIHYSLSHSQTILIFVNQIRFSSKAFSGRGSMEEVTCGGNALRFYAAVRLRLSRLGLIKTEDKVEGTQICVQVVKNKLAPATMKKAELGIKFGRGFCHESEVFDLACDHGIIIKDEGSYLIEGETFSSREAAELFLAKNEGVCDKLIMDIRRFYF; from the exons ATGCGATTTTTAAGGCCTTTTCTCTCATCCTCTCTTCTCTGCCACTCGCATCAG AACAGAATTGGAGAAATTGTGACCAGGATTCGTCTGAACGCCCGCTTGCTTTCTTCTGCAG CTGAAGCTTCAGATTTAGAATGTGATGAGCTCTATGATGATGTCAAAGCTgcagagagaaagaaaacactTTGCTTGGCTGTCTCACAGCTAGCTAGTGAGTTTAGCAGGGAGTCAATGTTATCTCCGCAGAAGTTTTTTGGTGTACGCCAGGCTCGTGTGGTATCTACAGGCTCATTGAAGCTTGACCTAGCTCTTGGAATTGGAGGATTACCAAAG GGCAGGATTATAGAAATTTATGGACGAGAAGCAGCTGGTAAGACAACACTTGCACTTCAGATTATTAAGGAAGCTCAAAAGCTTGGAG GATATTGTGCATATCTTGATGTAGAAAATGCACTGGACCTTTCACTTGTGGAATCAATTGGTGTAAATACCGAAAACCTTCTTGTCCCACATCCTGATTGTGCTGAAAATTTGTTGAGCATGGTCGATACGTTAACAAAAAGTGGAGCTGTAGATGTGATTGTGGTTGATAGT GTCGCTGCCCTTGTCCCCAAATGCGAACTTGATCAATTAGGAGTTAGTACAAGAAAAGATTTACATTCGCAAATGATGACTCAAGCCCTACGGAAAATTCATTATTCATTATCCCACTCGCAAACTATTCTCATTTTTGTTAATCAG ATTAGATTTAGTTCAAAAGCATTTAGCGGACGTGGATCTATGGAAGAGGTCACCTGTGGTGGAAACGCTTTGAGATTCTATGCAGCTGTTCGTTTGAGACTTTCAAGATTGGGATTGATCAAAACTGAGGATAAG GTAGAGGGTACTCAGATCTGTGTGCAAGTGGTAAAGAATAAACTAGCACCGGCGACAATGAAAAAGGCTGAGCTGGGTATCAAGTTTGGAAGAGGCTTTTGCCATGAATCTGAGGTCTTTGATTTGGCTTGTGACCATGGAATCATTATAAAAGATGAGGGGAGCTACTTGATTGAAGGGGAAACTTTTAGTAGTAGAGAGGCTGCTGAACTATTTTTGGCTAAAAATGAAGGGGTTTGTGATAAGTTAATTATGGACATTAgaagattttatttttga